Proteins found in one Myxococcus virescens genomic segment:
- a CDS encoding FKBP-type peptidyl-prolyl cis-trans isomerase, with protein sequence MKITKDSVVSIDFRLHLGDGKAVDESEPGEPLVYLQGHEEIVPGLEKALEGKSRGDTLQVTVGPDEGYGDYDPEGIEEVPKTEFPEGLELVAGGVLSATDPDGDEVDFFIKEVKADSVLVDFNHPLAGKTLHFEVTVRDVRAATAEELEHGHAHGPHDEH encoded by the coding sequence ATGAAAATTACCAAGGACAGCGTCGTCTCCATCGATTTCCGCCTCCACCTCGGCGACGGCAAGGCCGTGGACGAGAGCGAGCCGGGGGAGCCGCTCGTCTATCTGCAGGGGCACGAGGAAATCGTCCCGGGCCTGGAGAAGGCGCTCGAGGGCAAGTCGCGCGGTGACACCCTCCAGGTGACGGTGGGTCCCGACGAGGGCTACGGCGACTACGACCCGGAAGGCATCGAGGAAGTCCCGAAGACGGAGTTCCCGGAGGGCCTGGAGCTGGTGGCGGGCGGCGTGCTCAGCGCCACCGACCCGGACGGGGACGAGGTGGACTTCTTCATCAAGGAAGTGAAGGCCGACTCCGTGCTGGTGGACTTCAACCACCCGCTGGCCGGCAAGACGCTGCACTTTGAGGTCACCGTGCGGGACGTCCGCGCCGCGACGGCCGAGGAGCTGGAGCACGGCCACGCCCACGGACCCCACGACGAGCACTGA
- a CDS encoding ribonuclease H-like domain-containing protein: MDLKRKLARLTSVGPGGKSPPKPPVAEPQAEPAARADSMPAPGAEAGVPDALAAQLAKLVQARRMEAPSTPADAESQVARAEGTVEAPAARPVTASTPPAPRDPRVDSLRRMLSDWSERQGLAAARRGTPPPAPPGPLPVESRATAHGTVHISERILSPEHHHGSAPLAAALDVEGPLVASLALHADLAGVDFQRMLFLDTETTGLAGGTGTVPFLVGLAWFEGRSLKVHQLFLRRLGEEAPMLRSLAERMAASSCLVTFNGKSFDWPLLRTRFVLNRVPAPVELPHLDLLHCARRVFKHRGAGTRLVHLEDQVLGFRRVDDVDGSLIPDLYFRYLRGGDGSALTPVLEHNVNDLLLLAALLGELVRRFRAGGAGASVPRDADPRDLLGFAGVALRARDYERAQAFARAAAAGDTGAVGIEALALASRLSRKAGDASAAAAHLHQALQTAQGFQAATLHLQLTKLYEHGLKDLARALHHAKLASAAELPVDHHRRILRLETRLARSTRAASLDLGMGSPRSGT; this comes from the coding sequence GTGGACCTCAAGCGCAAGCTGGCGCGCCTGACGAGCGTGGGCCCCGGGGGCAAGTCACCCCCGAAGCCCCCCGTGGCGGAGCCACAGGCCGAGCCCGCCGCGCGCGCGGATTCCATGCCCGCGCCTGGGGCCGAAGCGGGCGTGCCCGACGCGCTCGCCGCGCAGTTGGCGAAGCTGGTGCAAGCCCGGCGCATGGAGGCGCCGTCCACGCCCGCCGACGCGGAATCGCAGGTCGCCCGCGCGGAGGGCACGGTGGAGGCCCCGGCAGCACGCCCCGTCACGGCCTCGACTCCACCCGCCCCCCGAGATCCCCGCGTCGACAGCCTGCGCCGGATGCTGTCGGACTGGTCGGAGCGTCAGGGCCTGGCCGCCGCGCGCCGGGGCACGCCACCGCCAGCGCCCCCTGGCCCGCTGCCCGTGGAGTCCCGTGCCACGGCCCACGGCACGGTCCACATCTCCGAGCGCATCCTCTCCCCGGAACACCACCACGGCTCCGCGCCTCTCGCCGCGGCCCTGGACGTGGAAGGCCCCCTGGTCGCCAGCCTCGCGCTGCACGCGGACCTGGCCGGCGTGGACTTCCAGCGGATGCTCTTCCTGGACACGGAGACCACCGGGCTCGCCGGAGGAACGGGCACCGTGCCATTCCTCGTGGGGCTGGCGTGGTTCGAGGGCCGCTCGCTCAAGGTGCACCAGCTCTTCCTGCGGCGCCTGGGAGAAGAGGCCCCCATGTTGCGCTCGCTCGCCGAGCGCATGGCCGCGTCCTCCTGCCTCGTCACCTTCAACGGCAAGAGCTTCGACTGGCCGCTCCTGCGGACGCGCTTCGTCCTCAACCGAGTCCCCGCGCCCGTGGAGCTGCCCCACCTGGACCTGCTCCACTGCGCCCGCCGCGTCTTCAAGCACCGGGGCGCCGGCACGCGACTGGTCCACCTGGAAGACCAGGTCCTCGGCTTCCGGCGCGTCGACGACGTGGACGGCTCGCTGATTCCCGACCTGTACTTCCGCTACCTGCGCGGCGGAGACGGCTCGGCGCTGACGCCCGTGCTGGAGCACAACGTCAACGACCTCCTCCTCCTGGCGGCCCTGCTCGGTGAGCTGGTCCGCCGCTTCCGAGCAGGGGGCGCAGGCGCCTCCGTGCCCCGGGACGCGGACCCTCGCGACCTGCTCGGCTTCGCGGGCGTGGCGCTCCGGGCCCGCGACTACGAGCGCGCCCAGGCCTTCGCCCGGGCCGCGGCGGCGGGGGACACCGGCGCCGTGGGCATCGAAGCCCTGGCCCTGGCCTCCCGGCTGTCACGCAAGGCGGGTGACGCCTCGGCCGCTGCGGCGCACCTGCACCAGGCACTGCAGACCGCCCAGGGCTTCCAGGCCGCGACGCTGCACCTCCAGCTCACCAAGCTGTACGAGCATGGCCTCAAGGACCTCGCGCGGGCGCTGCACCACGCGAAGCTGGCCTCGGCGGCGGAGCTGCCCGTGGACCACCACCGCCGAATCCTTCGCCTGGAGACGCGCCTGGCCCGGAGCACCCGGGCGGCCTCGCTGGACCTGGGAATGGGGAGCCCGCGCTCGGGAACCTGA